A region of Mesorhizobium sp. AR02 DNA encodes the following proteins:
- the tssC gene encoding type VI secretion system contractile sheath large subunit — protein MAEQQKTATVAAEAEAIDLGEFSGLLEKDFKVKKDDSEKLQQLVRNLALAAQSRSDTTTISSNAIKSIKSLIAGIDKMLTTQVNEILHAPEVREMEGTWRGLWYLVNNTETDQKLKIRVMNISKEQLADTLEDYEGQMWDQSPIFKKVYTDEYSMLGGEPIGCVIGAYEFSNHPRDVGLLRNISGICASAHTPFIAAASPRLFRMDSWQELPNPQDLQQIVSNPAYASWQSLRESEDARYIGLTMPRVLARLPYGTDTVPVKGFTFEEEVQGDHNKYVWMNAAFPMGVNINRSHKLFGWGTQIRGVENGGTVLNLPVHSFPTDDGSIAMKCPTEVAIDDRREAELAKLGLMPILHRKNTDLAAFIGAHSLQDDETRAGRLVDPDAQSNERLSANLPYLFPVSRFAHYLKAIARDKVGSFKERSDMQIWLTEWINRYVLANPAFADDKARAKRPLAAAEVQVDSVEGRPGYYNARFYLRPHYQLEGINASLRLVSELPSVKT, from the coding sequence ATGGCCGAACAGCAAAAGACTGCTACCGTCGCCGCCGAGGCCGAAGCCATCGACCTCGGCGAATTCAGCGGGCTCCTCGAGAAGGATTTCAAGGTCAAGAAGGACGACAGCGAGAAGCTGCAGCAACTCGTGCGCAATCTCGCACTCGCGGCGCAATCGCGTTCCGACACCACGACCATTTCGTCCAATGCGATCAAGTCGATCAAGTCGCTGATCGCCGGCATCGACAAGATGCTGACGACACAGGTCAACGAGATCCTGCACGCGCCGGAAGTGCGCGAGATGGAAGGCACATGGCGCGGCCTCTGGTATCTCGTCAACAACACCGAGACGGATCAGAAGCTGAAGATCCGGGTGATGAACATCTCCAAGGAGCAGCTGGCCGACACGCTTGAAGACTATGAAGGCCAGATGTGGGACCAGAGCCCGATCTTCAAGAAAGTCTATACGGACGAGTATTCGATGCTGGGTGGCGAGCCGATCGGCTGTGTGATCGGCGCCTACGAATTCTCCAACCACCCGCGCGACGTCGGCCTGCTGCGCAATATCTCCGGCATCTGCGCCTCGGCGCACACGCCGTTCATCGCCGCCGCCTCACCGCGCCTGTTCCGCATGGACAGCTGGCAGGAATTGCCGAACCCGCAAGACCTGCAACAGATCGTCTCCAACCCGGCCTATGCCTCGTGGCAGTCGCTGCGCGAGAGCGAGGACGCCCGCTATATCGGCCTGACCATGCCGCGCGTTCTGGCTAGGCTGCCCTACGGCACCGATACCGTTCCAGTGAAGGGCTTCACCTTCGAGGAAGAGGTGCAGGGCGATCACAACAAATATGTCTGGATGAACGCCGCCTTCCCGATGGGCGTCAACATCAACCGCAGCCACAAGCTTTTCGGCTGGGGCACGCAGATCCGCGGCGTCGAGAATGGCGGCACGGTGCTCAATTTGCCGGTGCACAGCTTCCCGACCGACGATGGCTCGATCGCGATGAAATGTCCGACCGAAGTCGCCATCGACGACCGGCGCGAGGCCGAACTGGCCAAGCTCGGCCTGATGCCGATCCTGCACCGGAAAAACACCGATCTGGCGGCCTTCATCGGCGCCCACTCGCTGCAGGACGACGAGACGCGTGCCGGCCGGCTGGTCGACCCCGACGCCCAGTCGAACGAAAGGCTGAGCGCCAACCTGCCTTACCTCTTCCCGGTCTCGCGCTTCGCGCACTACCTCAAGGCGATCGCCCGCGACAAGGTCGGCTCGTTCAAGGAACGCTCCGACATGCAGATCTGGCTGACCGAGTGGATCAACCGCTACGTGCTGGCCAACCCGGCCTTCGCCGACGACAAGGCGCGCGCCAAACGGCCGCTTGCGGCGGCGGAAGTCCAGGTGGACAGCGTGGAAGGACGGCCGGGCTACTACAACGCCCGCTTCTATCTGCGCCCGCATTACCAGCTGGAAGGCATCAACGCCTCGCTGCGGCTGGTATCGGAACTGCCGTCCGTGAAGACCTGA
- a CDS encoding Hcp family type VI secretion system effector: MKIDGFLKVPDIKGPSTRDGHSDEIEIHGVDYKMVAPYDPNSLSRRGRVSMGMIKFIKHYDKSSPYLKKALFENKALDEVVFSARRTIDGETKDYLVVTLTDASIMEYDMSQAEDEEDLIQEEVSFAYKKIKFVYDGNDEAEMDVYVGK, from the coding sequence ATGAAGATTGATGGTTTTCTGAAGGTTCCCGATATCAAGGGCCCAAGCACCCGCGACGGCCACTCGGACGAAATCGAAATCCATGGCGTCGATTACAAGATGGTCGCACCCTATGACCCGAACTCGCTCTCACGCCGCGGGCGCGTGTCCATGGGCATGATCAAGTTCATCAAACATTACGACAAATCCTCGCCCTATCTGAAAAAGGCACTGTTCGAGAACAAGGCGCTCGATGAAGTGGTGTTCTCCGCACGGCGGACCATCGATGGCGAGACCAAGGACTATCTGGTCGTCACGCTCACCGATGCCTCGATCATGGAATACGACATGTCGCAGGCCGAAGATGAGGAAGACCTGATCCAGGAAGAGGTCAGCTTCGCCTACAAGAAGATCAAGTTCGTCTATGACGGCAATGATGAAGCCGAAATGGATGTCTATGTCGGCAAGTGA
- the tssE gene encoding type VI secretion system baseplate subunit TssE, producing MSASEVRRPGAGKQQIAGSLRAKSEAVQPSLWDRLVNDLPGLTSEIDGLRHVLLDELGADRLDTLVAGSARTIDADAELTPDQKRRLHRLAFQTQHRVEIESRGVVVSARVLREAVRRDIEALFNTERFEATPLLSDLENEQMADNPPSLADFPEVRRSVVNYGVPSFSGRSSRDFDRDVLAREIRSVLATFEPRLKESATKVTVTLGDKTVGLKIEIDAVLIMTPTPERMRLRTTINLDNGLARTEIRDA from the coding sequence ATGTCGGCAAGTGAGGTTCGGCGGCCCGGCGCGGGCAAGCAACAGATCGCGGGCAGCCTGCGGGCGAAAAGCGAGGCGGTCCAGCCGTCGCTGTGGGATCGCCTCGTCAACGACCTGCCGGGCCTGACCTCGGAGATAGACGGGCTGCGCCATGTCCTGCTGGACGAGCTTGGCGCGGACCGTCTCGACACCCTCGTTGCCGGCAGTGCACGGACCATCGACGCCGATGCGGAGCTGACGCCCGATCAGAAACGGCGTCTGCATCGCCTGGCCTTTCAGACCCAGCACCGCGTCGAGATCGAAAGCCGCGGCGTGGTGGTATCGGCCCGCGTGCTCAGGGAAGCGGTGCGGCGCGACATCGAGGCTCTGTTCAACACCGAGCGCTTCGAGGCCACGCCGCTGCTTTCCGACCTGGAAAACGAGCAGATGGCGGACAATCCACCGTCGCTCGCCGATTTTCCGGAGGTGCGTCGAAGCGTGGTCAATTACGGCGTGCCGTCCTTCTCGGGCCGGTCGTCCCGCGACTTCGACCGCGACGTGCTGGCGCGCGAAATCCGCTCGGTACTCGCCACCTTCGAGCCCCGCCTCAAGGAAAGCGCGACGAAGGTTACCGTCACCCTGGGCGACAAGACCGTGGGCCTGAAGATCGAGATCGATGCCGTGCTGATCATGACGCCCACACCGGAACGCATGCGCCTGCGCACCACGATCAATCTCGACAACGGCTTGGCGCGGACCGAAATTAGGGACGCCTGA
- the tssF gene encoding type VI secretion system baseplate subunit TssF yields MDRVFVEYYEEELTHIRGLAAEFADMHPAVARNLSLDTVPCPDPYVERLLDGVAFLAARTRLKVDAERSRFSRSVLDVLYPDLVTPAPATAMAVLKPGQQVQTMPAGHVVKRNTRLVSSLQPGLSTRCTFSTAQDMTLWPIAITSVSYFQDRSALAAAGIGPIGGTGGEAALRLALTRTGKGKLDELALDQLDLYFAGRTKAPLLFDAIFGACVAIGARPEGKTNRLSPLPAPEMVGISDDEALMPRTRPTFEGYRLLREYFVMPERFHYVRVLGLQPMVRKCEAGLEIIFLFRRPTPELADLTPADFELFATPIINLFERECNVVELDQRKTRQVLHADRTRARDFEIYRVLRVEDADSEGSDAEIPELFSLGQNRGSGWVYSTERRPRRATEDERGDGLTRTSYTGDDVFLAVSRPLANPANRPLKRLDIMALCTNRDLPILDDNPTLTLEAGDPVESVRLLGALRPPQPAIPAALPTGADGESRADDLAWRLVAQLALNFLSLAKEGRGVDPLHALLDLYADRGDPSLARNVHSIVRIDSRSVIERLQIDGPMCFGRGTEVTLHVDQSVLAGQSTLLLSALLARLFARHAGINGFVRTRTRLLQKQEDVPWPMTPGNRYLI; encoded by the coding sequence ATGGATCGGGTCTTCGTCGAATATTACGAGGAGGAACTGACCCATATCCGGGGCCTTGCGGCGGAATTTGCCGACATGCATCCGGCGGTGGCGCGCAACCTTTCCCTCGATACGGTGCCCTGCCCGGATCCCTATGTCGAACGGCTGCTGGACGGCGTCGCCTTCCTCGCCGCGCGCACCCGGCTGAAAGTCGACGCCGAGCGCTCGCGATTTTCGCGCAGCGTGCTCGATGTCCTCTATCCCGATCTGGTCACGCCGGCGCCGGCAACGGCGATGGCCGTGCTGAAACCCGGCCAGCAGGTGCAGACCATGCCCGCCGGCCACGTCGTCAAGCGCAACACGCGGCTGGTGTCCAGCCTGCAACCCGGCCTGTCGACGCGCTGCACTTTCTCCACCGCGCAGGACATGACCCTGTGGCCGATAGCAATCACTTCGGTCAGCTATTTTCAAGATCGCAGTGCGCTGGCGGCGGCCGGCATAGGGCCGATCGGCGGCACCGGCGGCGAGGCGGCGCTGCGTTTGGCGCTGACGCGGACCGGAAAAGGCAAACTCGACGAATTGGCGCTCGACCAGCTTGACCTCTATTTTGCCGGGCGCACCAAGGCGCCGCTTCTGTTCGACGCGATCTTCGGCGCCTGCGTGGCCATTGGCGCACGACCGGAAGGCAAGACCAACCGGCTGTCGCCCCTGCCGGCTCCCGAAATGGTCGGCATCAGCGACGACGAGGCCCTGATGCCGCGCACCCGCCCGACATTCGAAGGGTACCGCCTGCTGCGCGAATACTTCGTCATGCCGGAGCGCTTTCACTATGTGCGGGTCCTGGGGCTGCAGCCGATGGTGCGCAAATGCGAGGCCGGACTGGAGATCATCTTCCTGTTCCGCCGCCCGACGCCCGAACTCGCCGACCTGACGCCGGCGGATTTCGAACTTTTCGCGACGCCGATCATCAATCTGTTCGAGCGTGAGTGCAACGTCGTCGAACTCGATCAGCGCAAGACGCGGCAGGTGCTGCACGCCGACCGCACGCGGGCGCGCGACTTCGAGATCTATCGTGTCCTGCGCGTCGAGGATGCCGACAGTGAAGGCAGCGACGCCGAGATACCGGAGCTGTTCAGCCTCGGGCAGAACCGCGGCAGCGGCTGGGTCTATTCGACGGAACGGCGCCCACGCCGGGCAACGGAGGATGAACGCGGCGACGGCCTGACCCGCACCTCATACACCGGGGACGATGTTTTCCTGGCCGTATCCCGGCCGCTCGCAAATCCGGCGAACCGGCCGTTGAAGCGTCTCGACATCATGGCGCTTTGCACCAACCGTGATCTGCCGATCCTCGATGACAATCCGACCTTGACGCTCGAAGCCGGTGACCCGGTCGAATCGGTCCGGCTGCTCGGTGCGTTGCGTCCGCCGCAGCCGGCCATCCCCGCCGCACTGCCCACCGGGGCCGATGGCGAATCCCGGGCCGACGATCTCGCCTGGCGGCTGGTGGCGCAGTTGGCGCTCAATTTCTTGAGCCTCGCCAAGGAAGGCCGCGGCGTCGACCCTCTGCATGCCCTGCTCGATCTCTACGCCGACCGCGGCGATCCGAGCCTTGCCCGCAACGTGCATTCGATCGTGCGCATCGACTCGCGGTCGGTGATCGAACGGCTGCAGATCGACGGGCCGATGTGCTTCGGGCGTGGCACGGAAGTGACGTTGCATGTCGATCAGTCGGTGCTGGCCGGGCAAAGCACCTTGCTGCTTTCGGCCTTGCTGGCGCGGCTGTTTGCCCGTCATGCCGGAATAAACGGCTTCGTGCGAACCCGCACGCGGCTGCTGCAGAAGCAGGAGGATGTGCCATGGCCGATGACGCCCGGCAATCGCTACCTGATCTAG
- the tssG gene encoding type VI secretion system baseplate subunit TssG — translation MADDARQSLPDLDKAPDLDKASPDRAEGLSEAFDFFELLRRLEQRSGLFGHSGRPDREPARLGQHVRLAFSARDLVQFREASDKAPARVTVANLGLLGPEGPMPLHLTRWVLDRLSQRWFAGADAQQTSDTTFVDFVNILQHRMIALYYRAWADAHPAVQVERAVGGRVRAMLEAMAGIGLPGTQNPDLDTVKLRQAASLASQVDGPERLTLFLAEAFKVPVQIKEFIAAWITIPTGLQTRLAKAHAGLGRGATIGPRVFNRQSRIELRVGPLGFEEFKAFLPGGPRLKLFKQAVRDMVGETLDVDLRIVLARKAVPPPRIGAVQLGRTSWLARPAERGDADDLRLRTIVGWRPEMAGVAA, via the coding sequence ATGGCCGATGACGCCCGGCAATCGCTACCTGATCTAGACAAGGCACCTGATCTAGACAAGGCCAGCCCGGACCGGGCCGAAGGTCTGTCCGAAGCGTTCGACTTTTTCGAACTGCTGCGCCGTCTCGAACAGCGGAGCGGTCTGTTCGGCCATTCCGGACGCCCCGACCGCGAGCCGGCAAGGCTTGGCCAGCATGTTCGCCTCGCCTTTTCCGCGCGGGACCTGGTGCAATTCCGCGAAGCCAGCGACAAGGCGCCGGCTCGGGTCACGGTTGCAAATCTTGGTCTGTTGGGACCTGAGGGCCCGATGCCGCTGCATCTGACGCGCTGGGTGCTCGACCGCCTGTCGCAGCGCTGGTTCGCCGGCGCCGACGCACAGCAGACCAGCGACACGACATTCGTCGACTTCGTCAACATCCTTCAGCACCGCATGATTGCCCTCTACTACCGGGCCTGGGCGGATGCGCATCCGGCGGTCCAGGTCGAGCGCGCGGTCGGTGGCCGCGTCCGCGCCATGCTTGAAGCGATGGCGGGGATCGGGCTTCCCGGCACCCAAAATCCTGATCTCGACACTGTCAAGCTTCGCCAGGCCGCGTCGCTCGCCAGCCAGGTCGACGGCCCGGAACGGCTGACGCTGTTCCTGGCGGAAGCGTTCAAGGTGCCGGTTCAAATCAAGGAGTTCATCGCTGCCTGGATAACCATACCAACCGGACTCCAGACCCGCCTCGCAAAAGCCCATGCGGGGCTCGGCCGGGGGGCGACGATAGGCCCGCGCGTTTTCAACCGCCAAAGCAGGATCGAGCTGCGCGTCGGCCCTCTCGGTTTCGAGGAGTTCAAGGCGTTCCTGCCGGGCGGTCCGCGCCTCAAACTGTTCAAGCAAGCCGTTCGCGACATGGTCGGGGAGACGCTCGACGTCGATTTGCGCATCGTTCTGGCGCGTAAAGCCGTGCCGCCGCCCCGCATCGGAGCGGTCCAGCTTGGCCGGACCTCCTGGCTTGCGCGGCCCGCCGAAAGGGGCGATGCTGACGATCTGCGGCTGCGGACAATTGTCGGATGGCGGCCGGAAATGGCGGGGGTCGCGGCATGA
- the tagH gene encoding type VI secretion system-associated FHA domain protein TagH has product MSLLLTLEQGPRTQAVRQTRLDEGELVIGRSADAGWQINDPDMFVSRAHCRISGGRDGYFVTDTSSSGLYINDSDSPLGAGQSTRLQSGMRLRLGDYVVYVDLQTPTAQAQAASQPVPERLPPGSRAPLNIGSDDFFSAKVKEEPRRPRPADLPNPFEQPVAGAFERAASSQRSSPAFDDPFSLDPVSTPVSTGVAPYPEPGAPSFADPFSLDSVPPLNGSTEPAAGKPSEFKDDFGFGPAAAPSSANGAGATGQRERAPLRPQSANPWDLPVQAADAPPPMRTGAAPKPARPPAAARPGDMALRSAFLHGMGVEEADFPGRDSIAEMEKFGREYRLMMEGLMQLLRKRAEEKGNARVAQTMVGASEVNPLKFLPTVDDAIVTLIAERSPGFLAGEAAIADAVRDLAQHHVRAWRGVQAALRRMVDRFDPAVIEAELKSNSAIGTLFSGGRGAKLWELYQKRHREIAESAEKSFLGEIGADFRDAYEEE; this is encoded by the coding sequence ATGAGCCTGCTGCTGACGCTGGAGCAAGGGCCACGCACCCAGGCGGTACGGCAGACCCGGCTGGACGAAGGCGAGCTGGTGATCGGCCGCAGTGCGGATGCGGGCTGGCAGATCAACGATCCCGACATGTTCGTTTCCCGCGCCCATTGCAGGATTTCGGGCGGGCGAGATGGATATTTCGTCACCGACACGTCGAGCAGCGGGCTGTACATAAACGACTCCGACAGCCCGCTCGGTGCCGGCCAGTCGACGCGCCTTCAAAGCGGCATGCGGCTGAGACTTGGCGACTATGTCGTCTATGTCGACCTGCAGACGCCAACCGCCCAGGCACAAGCAGCCAGCCAGCCGGTTCCGGAACGCCTGCCGCCGGGATCGCGGGCGCCGCTGAACATCGGCAGTGACGACTTCTTTTCCGCCAAGGTCAAGGAAGAGCCGCGACGGCCGCGTCCGGCCGATCTGCCGAACCCGTTCGAGCAGCCGGTTGCGGGCGCGTTCGAGCGTGCCGCCTCCAGCCAGCGCAGCTCGCCTGCTTTCGATGATCCGTTCAGCCTCGACCCGGTTTCGACACCTGTGTCGACGGGTGTTGCCCCTTATCCCGAACCTGGCGCGCCAAGCTTCGCGGACCCGTTCAGCCTCGACTCGGTACCTCCCCTCAACGGGTCCACCGAACCTGCCGCCGGAAAGCCATCCGAATTCAAGGACGACTTTGGCTTCGGGCCAGCCGCGGCACCCAGTTCGGCAAACGGCGCCGGCGCGACCGGTCAGCGCGAACGAGCCCCCCTAAGGCCGCAATCCGCCAATCCCTGGGATCTGCCTGTGCAGGCAGCGGATGCTCCTCCTCCAATGCGGACGGGCGCTGCTCCCAAACCCGCCCGCCCGCCGGCAGCGGCGCGGCCGGGAGACATGGCGCTTCGCTCCGCATTCCTGCACGGCATGGGCGTCGAGGAAGCCGATTTCCCCGGGCGCGACAGCATCGCGGAAATGGAGAAGTTCGGCCGCGAATACCGGCTGATGATGGAAGGCCTGATGCAGCTTCTGCGCAAGCGCGCCGAGGAAAAGGGAAACGCGCGCGTCGCCCAGACCATGGTCGGGGCTTCCGAAGTCAATCCGCTCAAGTTCCTGCCGACGGTCGACGATGCCATCGTCACGCTTATCGCCGAGCGCAGCCCCGGATTTCTCGCCGGCGAAGCGGCTATCGCCGACGCGGTCCGCGATCTCGCGCAACACCACGTGCGCGCCTGGCGCGGCGTGCAGGCCGCCTTGCGTCGGATGGTCGACCGTTTTGATCCGGCAGTGATCGAGGCAGAGCTGAAATCGAATTCGGCGATCGGCACCCTGTTTTCGGGCGGGCGCGGCGCCAAGCTGTGGGAGCTCTACCAGAAACGCCATCGTGAAATCGCCGAGAGCGCGGAGAAAAGCTTTCTCGGCGAAATCGGCGCCGATTTTCGGGACGCATATGAGGAGGAGTGA
- the tssJ gene encoding type VI secretion system lipoprotein TssJ, protein MIDRREFIVALGATGLLTACQSGPPKPSVITVNVTGGAGMNPGPGGGDRPVTVLVMRLRSTGKFNSADYFALQGDAGSALGGDLIGSDQIAVGPGKSASKTITVEPDATALGFVALIREPTGKNWRTTKSVSPGSKFTINVTLGSGGISA, encoded by the coding sequence ATGATCGACCGACGCGAATTTATCGTTGCCCTGGGCGCGACCGGGCTGCTTACGGCTTGCCAGAGCGGCCCGCCAAAACCATCGGTGATCACGGTCAACGTGACCGGTGGGGCCGGCATGAACCCGGGACCAGGCGGCGGCGACCGGCCGGTGACAGTTCTCGTGATGCGGTTGCGCAGCACCGGCAAATTCAATTCCGCCGACTATTTTGCCCTGCAGGGCGATGCCGGCTCCGCGCTGGGCGGCGATCTCATCGGATCCGACCAGATCGCTGTAGGGCCGGGAAAATCCGCGTCCAAGACCATCACCGTCGAGCCGGACGCCACGGCGCTGGGCTTCGTTGCGCTGATCCGCGAGCCGACCGGCAAGAACTGGCGGACGACCAAGTCGGTGTCGCCGGGATCAAAGTTCACGATCAATGTCACGCTTGGCAGCGGCGGTATTTCCGCCTAG
- the tssK gene encoding type VI secretion system baseplate subunit TssK: MSDANRVLWSEGLFLRTQHFQQQDRFFEATVRGALQAGQLHTFGFQQLTLDQALLDAGQVAILSARGIFPDGTPFAIPEMMDAPRPLPVTPDMGAGPVLVALPLEPPGGVGFDPAHAAASGARYHGRIVSVRDAVQGGSDPEEIEIARPQALLLAPGRSVGGYTALPIADLKGVRADGGVSLDETFLPPTLVTGAVAWYRQLLLEVVTGLDQIAEAHGKMVMGGPGRSVEDLLMLNLANAARPRLAHMLAQDVFHPAELYLELAGLAGSMATYGSSARRLGELPAYDHMAPGPAYMALADALRSLILSLRYIEPKSRALPVMRHSTNVWKIRIDNPKLLVASRIVIRVGSELSEDALRKIFVNQATVGSADQFEGLWKSRLPGIPLKPLHSQPREIPYDGDRLCLELDQKSEHWASLLDAPGFVIGVSGVLPSEPQVDCYSVNR; the protein is encoded by the coding sequence ATGAGCGATGCAAACAGGGTGCTGTGGTCCGAAGGCCTTTTCCTGCGGACCCAGCATTTCCAGCAGCAGGATCGCTTTTTCGAGGCGACGGTGCGCGGCGCGTTGCAGGCCGGGCAGTTGCATACGTTCGGCTTCCAACAGCTGACGCTGGACCAGGCGTTGCTCGATGCCGGCCAGGTCGCGATCCTGTCCGCTCGTGGCATCTTCCCGGACGGGACACCTTTCGCCATTCCCGAGATGATGGACGCGCCGCGACCGTTGCCGGTTACGCCAGACATGGGCGCCGGACCGGTGCTGGTCGCCTTGCCGCTGGAGCCTCCCGGTGGTGTCGGCTTCGATCCCGCACACGCCGCCGCCTCGGGAGCGCGCTATCATGGGCGGATCGTTTCGGTGCGCGACGCCGTCCAGGGCGGTTCAGACCCGGAAGAAATCGAAATCGCCCGTCCGCAGGCGCTGCTGCTGGCGCCCGGCAGGTCGGTCGGCGGCTACACGGCCTTGCCGATCGCCGACCTCAAGGGGGTTCGAGCCGATGGTGGCGTCTCGCTGGACGAGACCTTCCTGCCGCCGACGCTGGTGACCGGCGCTGTGGCCTGGTACCGGCAATTGCTTCTGGAAGTCGTCACGGGGCTCGACCAGATCGCCGAGGCGCATGGCAAGATGGTCATGGGCGGGCCGGGGCGCAGCGTCGAAGACCTGCTGATGCTCAACCTCGCCAATGCGGCGCGGCCGCGGCTGGCCCACATGCTGGCGCAGGATGTCTTCCATCCGGCCGAGCTTTACCTGGAGCTTGCCGGGCTCGCCGGTTCGATGGCGACCTACGGATCGAGCGCGCGGCGGCTGGGCGAATTGCCCGCCTACGATCACATGGCGCCGGGACCTGCATACATGGCGCTGGCGGATGCGCTGCGCTCGCTCATCCTCAGCTTGCGCTACATCGAGCCGAAATCGCGTGCGCTGCCGGTCATGCGGCATTCGACCAATGTCTGGAAAATCCGCATCGACAATCCGAAGCTGCTGGTGGCCAGCCGCATCGTCATCCGGGTCGGTTCGGAGCTGTCGGAAGACGCGCTGCGCAAGATATTCGTCAACCAGGCGACTGTTGGCTCGGCTGACCAGTTCGAGGGCTTGTGGAAATCGCGCTTGCCCGGCATTCCGCTGAAACCGCTTCATTCCCAGCCGCGCGAAATCCCTTACGACGGCGATCGGCTATGCCTCGAGCTGGACCAGAAAAGCGAGCACTGGGCGTCGCTGCTCGATGCCCCCGGCTTCGTCATCGGCGTTTCGGGCGTGTTGCCAAGCGAGCCGCAGGTGGACTGCTACTCGGTGAACAGGTGA
- the icmH gene encoding type IVB secretion system protein IcmH/DotU, whose amino-acid sequence MSRDDPFGLSEDRERTRIRLTGAPTPRPMAPLLPGAAVKRSRTHPNALVNAFAPLLEFAPELESALAPENPEALRTRLLEELVRARDTAMSTGSSMERADQAAWVVAALLDDLALNTPWGGASAWPRQPLVVMLRGDVDAGTQFFTRLDELERHPNRDRELLELQYDCMALGFRGKYRVPGRSGDRSLNAVRVAAARFLRDADAEGAPLSPNWKGVIASDEPQRFIVPIWVMALGAAVIATAIHVGLSMGLSSQAVELSALVRALPPPERGDVSRTSPKVDAPPPEKVDFALLPEFQAGAPAGLKSALSGTESVSLAKLIIQASNPELFQSSRPQLTDGFEPLIASIAKVILANQELIGNITVIGHTDGVPLQKTNPLSTNQRLSEARAQTIADMLVQNGVPQDRVHSEGRAATDPVASDSTREGRALNRRVEVLVEKRL is encoded by the coding sequence ATGAGCCGCGATGATCCTTTCGGACTGTCGGAGGATCGCGAACGCACCCGCATACGGCTGACCGGCGCGCCGACGCCGCGGCCGATGGCGCCGCTCTTGCCGGGCGCGGCGGTAAAGCGGTCTCGCACCCACCCGAACGCGCTCGTCAACGCATTCGCGCCCTTGCTCGAATTCGCGCCCGAGCTTGAAAGCGCGCTGGCGCCGGAGAACCCGGAAGCGCTGCGCACCCGTCTGCTTGAAGAACTGGTTCGGGCACGCGACACGGCAATGTCGACGGGGTCCTCCATGGAGCGGGCCGATCAGGCGGCCTGGGTGGTGGCGGCGTTGCTCGACGATCTCGCCCTGAACACGCCCTGGGGCGGGGCCAGCGCCTGGCCGCGCCAGCCGCTTGTGGTGATGCTGCGCGGCGATGTCGATGCCGGCACGCAGTTCTTCACGCGCCTCGACGAACTGGAACGCCATCCCAACCGCGATCGGGAATTGCTGGAACTGCAATATGATTGCATGGCGCTCGGCTTCCGCGGCAAATATCGCGTGCCTGGCCGCTCAGGCGACCGCTCGCTCAACGCCGTTCGCGTCGCGGCGGCACGCTTCCTGCGCGATGCCGACGCTGAAGGCGCGCCACTGTCGCCAAACTGGAAGGGCGTGATCGCCTCCGACGAGCCGCAGCGCTTCATCGTGCCGATCTGGGTCATGGCGCTCGGCGCGGCAGTCATCGCCACCGCAATCCATGTCGGGCTGTCGATGGGACTGAGCAGCCAGGCGGTCGAGCTTTCTGCCCTCGTGCGCGCATTGCCGCCGCCTGAACGCGGCGATGTCAGCCGGACCTCGCCCAAGGTCGACGCCCCGCCGCCGGAAAAAGTGGATTTTGCGCTGTTGCCGGAATTCCAGGCCGGCGCGCCGGCCGGCCTCAAATCCGCCCTCAGCGGCACCGAGAGCGTTTCGCTGGCCAAGCTGATCATCCAGGCTTCCAATCCCGAACTGTTCCAGTCGTCGCGGCCACAACTGACCGACGGCTTCGAGCCCCTGATCGCTTCGATCGCCAAGGTGATCCTCGCCAATCAGGAGCTGATCGGGAACATCACGGTGATCGGTCATACGGACGGCGTTCCCCTGCAGAAGACCAACCCGCTGTCGACCAACCAGCGGCTGTCGGAGGCGCGCGCCCAGACGATCGCCGACATGCTGGTCCAGAACGGCGTGCCGCAGGATCGCGTCCATTCCGAGGGCCGCGCGGCCACGGACCCGGTGGCCAGCGACAGCACGCGCGAGGGGCGAGCCTTGAACCGCCGCGTCGAGGTGCTCGTCGAAAAGAGGCTGTGA